A portion of the Lolium rigidum isolate FL_2022 chromosome 1, APGP_CSIRO_Lrig_0.1, whole genome shotgun sequence genome contains these proteins:
- the LOC124700109 gene encoding ALA-interacting subunit 3-like, whose translation MASNVAVTGNAGSGADGDAPRRNRPKYSKFTQQELPACKPILTPKWVVSVFFLVGIVFVPVGVVSLLAARDVVEIIDRYDHACVPPNMTHNKLGYIRNETISKDCTRTLRVKKDMKQPIFVYYQLDNFYQNHRRYVKSRNDAQLRDYKKANQTTSCEPERFTADGKPIVPCGLIAWSLFNDTYSFTRGNENLTVDKKDISWKSDREHKFAKNVYPSNFQNGALIGGKMLNASIPLSEQEDLIVWMRTAALPTFRKLYGRISVDLKVNDTIIVKLSNNYNTYSFGGKKKLVLSTATWLGGRNEFLGFAYLIVGGLCIFLAFAFTLLYVIKPRKLGDHNYLSWNRHPSGR comes from the exons ATGGCCAGCAACGTGGCCGTCACGGGCAACGCCGGATCCGGCGCGGATGGGGACGCGCCCAGGAGGAACAGGCCCAAGT ATTCAAAGTTCACCCAGCAAGAGCTGCCGGCCTGTAAGCCGATCCTGACTCCAAAATGG GTTGTCTCGGTGTTTTTCCTTGTGGGAATCGTGTTCGTACCAGTTGGCGTCGTTTCGCTGCTAGCTGCACGAGAT GTTGTGGAGATAATTGACCGGTATGATCATGCATGCGTGCCCCCTAACATGACTCATAACAAGCTTGGGTACATCCGCAACGAGACCATATCCAAAGACTGCACAAGGACTCTCAGG GTTAAAAAGGATATGAAGCAGCCAATCTTCGTGTATTACCAGCTTGACAACTTCTATCAAAATCATAGGAG GTATGTGAAGAGCCGAAACGATGCACAGCTAAGGGATTATAAGAAGGCAAATCAGACAACGTCCTGTGAACCTGAGAGGTTCACAGCGGATGGAAAACCAATTGTGCCCTGTGGTCTGATTGCCTGGAGTCTGTTCAATGACACATATAGCTTCACTCGCGGTAATGAGAACTTGACAGTGGATAAGAAGGACATCTCCTGGAAAAGTGATAGGGAGCACAAATTTGCCAAAAATGTCTACCCAAGCAACTTCCAGAATGGTGCGCTCATAGGTGGAAAAATGCTTAATGCAAGCATCCCG TTGAGCGAGCAAGAGGATCTTATCGTTTGGATGCGGACGGCAGCACTTCCTACATTCAGAAAGTTATATGGGAGGATATCTGTTGATCTGAAGGTGAATGATACCATAATAGTGAAGCTCAGTAACAACTACAATACATATAGCTTCGGTGGCAAAAAGAAATTGGTCCTCTCCACTGCAACCTGGCTTGGAGGAAGGAATGAATTTCTTGGGTTTGCATACCTTATAGTTGGTGGGCTGTGTATTTTCTTGGCATTTGCATTCACCTTGCTATATGTGATAAAACCAAG GAAACTGGGGGATCACAACTACCTGTCCTGGAACAGACACCCTTCAGGCCGCTAA
- the LOC124700120 gene encoding haloacid dehalogenase-like hydrolase domain-containing protein 3 — protein sequence MSLLSKLRLVTVDVTGTLIAYKGRLGDYYCMAAKSAGKPCPDYNRMHEGFKLAYTEMARKYPCFGFAAKMPTIEWWRICVKDSFVKAGYDYDDETFEKVFKRIYSAFGSSAPYSVFPDAQPFMRGLREKGITVGIVSNAEYRYKEVILPALGLNQGSEWDFGVFSGIVGVEKPDPTIYKIALEMAGNIAPEEALHIGDSMRKDYVPARSIGMHALLLDRFKTADAESWKQSGAPVLPDLEAAEAWLTKNPKEEPEEEPLAAALLRRMSEKL from the exons ATGTCACTGCTTTCGAAATTACGGTTGGTCACTGTGGATGTAACTGGCACTCTTATTGCTTACAAAGGCCGGCTTGGTGATTACTACTGTATGGCAGCCAAGTCTGCTGGAAAGCCATGCCCCGACTATAACCGAATGCACGAAGGCTTCAAGCTTGCATACACTGAGATGGCTAGAAAATACCCATGCTTTGGGTTTGCGGCAAAGATGCCAACGATCGAATGGTGGCGGATTTGTGTCAAGGATTCGTTTGTTAAG GCTGGCTATGATTACGACGATGAGACATTTGAGAAAGTCTTCAAGCGTATTTATTCTGCTTTCGGCTCCTCTGCACCATATTCGGTGTTTCCTGATGCACAGCCCTTCATGAGAGGGCTGAGAGAAAAGGGGATCACAGTTGGGATCGTCAGCAATGCAGAGTATCGTTACAAAGAGGTCATCTTGCCTGCATTGGGGCTGAATCAG GGCTCGGAATGGGACTTCGGGGTGTTTTCGGGAATTGTTGGTGTCGAGAAGCCTGACCCAACGATCTACAAGATTGCGCTGGAAATGGCAGGGAACATCGCACCAGAAGAGGCACTCCACATAGGCGACAGCATGCGTAAGGACTATGTCCCTGCAAGGAGCATCGGGATGCATGCACTGCTCCTGGATCGATTCAAGACTGCTGACGCCGAGAGCTGGAAGCAGTCCGGTGCGCCGGTGCTCCCGGATCTGGAAGCTGCTGAAGCATGGCTCACCAAGAACCCGAAGGAGGAACCCGAGGAGGAACCATTAGCAGCTGCACTGCTGCGCAGGATGTCCGAGAAACTCTGA